A genome region from Tursiops truncatus isolate mTurTru1 chromosome 15, mTurTru1.mat.Y, whole genome shotgun sequence includes the following:
- the MATN4 gene encoding matrilin-4 isoform X2, protein MRGRLCSQLPMFLLLLQPWETQLQFAGPRCRTGPLDLVFVIDSSRSVRPFEFQTMRQFLVSLLRSLDVGPNATRVGVIQYSSQVQSVFPLGTFSRREDMERAIRTLVPLAQGTMTGLAIQYAMNVAFSVAEGARPPEARVPRVAVIVTDGRPQDRVAEVAAQARARGIEIYAVGVQRADVASLRAMASPPLDEHVFLVESFDRIQEFGLQFQRRLCRKDLCAEGGHGCQHQCVSSPGTFHCACNPGYRLAADDKSCLALDLCTEGTHGCEHHCVSSPGFYFCRCRAGFVLQQDQRSCRAIDHCSFGNHSCQHECVSTFGGPRCRCRGGYNLLPDGRSCQAQDLCNGVDHGCEFQCVSEGFSYRCLCPERWQLQADGKSCSRCQEGHVDLVLLVDGSKSVRPQNFELVKRFVNQIVDFLDVSPEGTRVGLVQFSSRVRTEFPLGRYGTAAEVKQAVLAVEYMERGTMTGLALRHMVEHSFSEAQGARPRALNVPRVGLVFTDGRSQDDVSVWAARAKEEGIVMYAVGVGKAVEEELREIASEPAELHVSYSPDFSTMTHLLENLKGSICPEEGISAGTELRSPCECESLVEFQGRTLGALESLSQNLAQLTARLEDVENQLATQK, encoded by the exons ATGAGGGGGCGTCTATGCTCGCAGCTGCCCATGTTCCTGCTCCTTCTCCAGCCCTGGGAAACCCAGCTCCAGTTCGCAG GTCCCAGGTGCCGTACTGGGCCCCTGGATTTGGTGTTCGTGATTGACAGCTCGCGCAGTGTGCGCCCCTTCGAGTTCCAGACGATGCGGCAGTTCCTGGTGAGCCTCCTCCGCAGCTTGGACGTGGGGCCCAACGCCACGCGCGTCGGCGTGATCCAGTATTCGAGTCAAGTGCAGAGCGTCTTCCCGCTCGGAACCTTCTCACGCCGCGAGGATATGGAGCGCGCCATCCGCACTCTAGTGCCACTGGCGCAGGGCACCATGACCGGGCTGGCAATCCAGTACGCCATGAACGTGGCCTTCAGTGTGGCCGAGGGCGCGCGCCCGCCGGAGGCGCGCGTGCCGCGCGTCGCTGTAATCGTGACCGACGGGCGGCCCCAGGATCGTGTGGCCGAAGTGGCGGCGCAGGCGCGCGCCCGCGGCATCGAGATCTACGCCGTGGGGGTTCAGCGCGCTGACGTGGCCTCCCTGCGCGCCATGGCGTCCCCCCCGCTGGACGAGCACGTCTTCCTCGTCGAGTCCTTCGACCGTATCCAGGAATTTGGCCTTCAGTTCCAGCGCCGGCTGTGTC GAAAGGACCTGTGTGCTGAGGGGGGACACGGCTGCCAGCACCAATGTGTCAGCTCCCCCGGCACGTTCCACTGTGCCTGCAACCCCGGCTACCGGCTAGCAGCAGATGACAAGAGCTGTTTGG CCCTCGACCTGTGCACTGAAGGGACCCATGGCTGTGAGCATCACTGCGTCAGCTCCCCGGGCTTCTATTTCTGTCGCTGCCGAGCTGGCTTTGTACTCCAGCAGGACCAGAGGAGCTGCAGGG CCATTGACCACTGCAGCTTTGGGAACCACAGCTGCCAGCATGAGTGTGTTAGCACCTTTGGTGGGCCACGGTGCCGCTGCAGAGGGGGCTACAACTTGCTGCCCGACGGCAGGAGCTGTCAGG CCCAGGACCTTTGCAACGGCGTAGACCATGGATGCGAGTTCCAGTGCGTGAGTGAGGGCTTCTCCTACCGCTGCCTGTGCCCTGAGCGGTGGCAGCTCCAGGCAGATGGCAAGAGCTGCAGCC GGTGCCAGGAAGGCCACGTGGACCTGGTTCTGCTCGTCGATGGCTCCAAGAGCGTGCGTCCGCAGAACTTCGAGCTGGTGAAGCGCTTCGTGAACCAGATCGTGGACTTCCTGGACGTGTCCCCGGAAGGCACGCGCGTGGGGCTGGTGCAGTTCTCCAGCCGCGTGCGCACCGAGTTCCCACTGGGCCGCTACGGCACGGCGGCCGAGGTGAAGCAGGCGGTCCTGGCTGTGGAGTATATGGAGCGCGGCACCATGACCGGGCTTGCGCTGCGCCACATGGTGGAGCACAGCTTTTCAGAGGCGCAGGGCGCGCGGCCCCGGGCGCTCAACGTGCCCCGCGTGGGCCTGGTCTTCACCGACGGCCGCTCCCAGGATGACGTCTCAGTGTGGGCGGCGCGCGCCAAGGAGGAAG GCATCGTCATGTACGCCGTGGGCGTAGGCAAGGCGGTGGAGGAGGAGCTGCGAGAGATCGCCTCGGAGCCAGCGGAGCTGCACGTGTCCTACTCCCCCGACTTCAGCACCATGACGCACCTGCTGGAGAACCTCAAAGGCAGCATCTGCCCGG AGGAGGGCATCAGCGCGGGGACAGAGCTTCGGAGCCCCTGCGAGTGCGAAAGTCTTGTGGAGTTCCAGGGCCGCACGCTGGGGGCGCTCGAGAGTCTGTCGCAGAATC tggcccagctgacGGCGCGCCTGGAGGATGTGGAGAACCAACTGGCCACCCAGAAGTGA
- the MATN4 gene encoding matrilin-4 isoform X1, with the protein MRGRLCSQLPMFLLLLQPWETQLQFAGPRCRTGPLDLVFVIDSSRSVRPFEFQTMRQFLVSLLRSLDVGPNATRVGVIQYSSQVQSVFPLGTFSRREDMERAIRTLVPLAQGTMTGLAIQYAMNVAFSVAEGARPPEARVPRVAVIVTDGRPQDRVAEVAAQARARGIEIYAVGVQRADVASLRAMASPPLDEHVFLVESFDRIQEFGLQFQRRLCRKDLCAEGGHGCQHQCVSSPGTFHCACNPGYRLAADDKSCLALDLCTEGTHGCEHHCVSSPGFYFCRCRAGFVLQQDQRSCRAIDHCSFGNHSCQHECVSTFGGPRCRCRGGYNLLPDGRSCQAQDLCNGVDHGCEFQCVSEGFSYRCLCPERWQLQADGKSCSRCQEGHVDLVLLVDGSKSVRPQNFELVKRFVNQIVDFLDVSPEGTRVGLVQFSSRVRTEFPLGRYGTAAEVKQAVLAVEYMERGTMTGLALRHMVEHSFSEAQGARPRALNVPRVGLVFTDGRSQDDVSVWAARAKEEGIVMYAVGVGKAVEEELREIASEPAELHVSYSPDFSTMTHLLENLKGSICPASHSPTLCARLPEEGISAGTELRSPCECESLVEFQGRTLGALESLSQNLAQLTARLEDVENQLATQK; encoded by the exons ATGAGGGGGCGTCTATGCTCGCAGCTGCCCATGTTCCTGCTCCTTCTCCAGCCCTGGGAAACCCAGCTCCAGTTCGCAG GTCCCAGGTGCCGTACTGGGCCCCTGGATTTGGTGTTCGTGATTGACAGCTCGCGCAGTGTGCGCCCCTTCGAGTTCCAGACGATGCGGCAGTTCCTGGTGAGCCTCCTCCGCAGCTTGGACGTGGGGCCCAACGCCACGCGCGTCGGCGTGATCCAGTATTCGAGTCAAGTGCAGAGCGTCTTCCCGCTCGGAACCTTCTCACGCCGCGAGGATATGGAGCGCGCCATCCGCACTCTAGTGCCACTGGCGCAGGGCACCATGACCGGGCTGGCAATCCAGTACGCCATGAACGTGGCCTTCAGTGTGGCCGAGGGCGCGCGCCCGCCGGAGGCGCGCGTGCCGCGCGTCGCTGTAATCGTGACCGACGGGCGGCCCCAGGATCGTGTGGCCGAAGTGGCGGCGCAGGCGCGCGCCCGCGGCATCGAGATCTACGCCGTGGGGGTTCAGCGCGCTGACGTGGCCTCCCTGCGCGCCATGGCGTCCCCCCCGCTGGACGAGCACGTCTTCCTCGTCGAGTCCTTCGACCGTATCCAGGAATTTGGCCTTCAGTTCCAGCGCCGGCTGTGTC GAAAGGACCTGTGTGCTGAGGGGGGACACGGCTGCCAGCACCAATGTGTCAGCTCCCCCGGCACGTTCCACTGTGCCTGCAACCCCGGCTACCGGCTAGCAGCAGATGACAAGAGCTGTTTGG CCCTCGACCTGTGCACTGAAGGGACCCATGGCTGTGAGCATCACTGCGTCAGCTCCCCGGGCTTCTATTTCTGTCGCTGCCGAGCTGGCTTTGTACTCCAGCAGGACCAGAGGAGCTGCAGGG CCATTGACCACTGCAGCTTTGGGAACCACAGCTGCCAGCATGAGTGTGTTAGCACCTTTGGTGGGCCACGGTGCCGCTGCAGAGGGGGCTACAACTTGCTGCCCGACGGCAGGAGCTGTCAGG CCCAGGACCTTTGCAACGGCGTAGACCATGGATGCGAGTTCCAGTGCGTGAGTGAGGGCTTCTCCTACCGCTGCCTGTGCCCTGAGCGGTGGCAGCTCCAGGCAGATGGCAAGAGCTGCAGCC GGTGCCAGGAAGGCCACGTGGACCTGGTTCTGCTCGTCGATGGCTCCAAGAGCGTGCGTCCGCAGAACTTCGAGCTGGTGAAGCGCTTCGTGAACCAGATCGTGGACTTCCTGGACGTGTCCCCGGAAGGCACGCGCGTGGGGCTGGTGCAGTTCTCCAGCCGCGTGCGCACCGAGTTCCCACTGGGCCGCTACGGCACGGCGGCCGAGGTGAAGCAGGCGGTCCTGGCTGTGGAGTATATGGAGCGCGGCACCATGACCGGGCTTGCGCTGCGCCACATGGTGGAGCACAGCTTTTCAGAGGCGCAGGGCGCGCGGCCCCGGGCGCTCAACGTGCCCCGCGTGGGCCTGGTCTTCACCGACGGCCGCTCCCAGGATGACGTCTCAGTGTGGGCGGCGCGCGCCAAGGAGGAAG GCATCGTCATGTACGCCGTGGGCGTAGGCAAGGCGGTGGAGGAGGAGCTGCGAGAGATCGCCTCGGAGCCAGCGGAGCTGCACGTGTCCTACTCCCCCGACTTCAGCACCATGACGCACCTGCTGGAGAACCTCAAAGGCAGCATCTGCCCGG CTTCTCACTCCCCCACTCTCTGTGCCCGGCTGCCAGAGGAGGGCATCAGCGCGGGGACAGAGCTTCGGAGCCCCTGCGAGTGCGAAAGTCTTGTGGAGTTCCAGGGCCGCACGCTGGGGGCGCTCGAGAGTCTGTCGCAGAATC tggcccagctgacGGCGCGCCTGGAGGATGTGGAGAACCAACTGGCCACCCAGAAGTGA
- the MATN4 gene encoding matrilin-4 isoform X4 produces the protein MRGRLCSQLPMFLLLLQPWETQLQFAGPRCRTGPLDLVFVIDSSRSVRPFEFQTMRQFLVSLLRSLDVGPNATRVGVIQYSSQVQSVFPLGTFSRREDMERAIRTLVPLAQGTMTGLAIQYAMNVAFSVAEGARPPEARVPRVAVIVTDGRPQDRVAEVAAQARARGIEIYAVGVQRADVASLRAMASPPLDEHVFLVESFDRIQEFGLQFQRRLCRKDLCAEGGHGCQHQCVSSPGTFHCACNPGYRLAADDKSCLALDLCTEGTHGCEHHCVSSPGFYFCRCRAGFVLQQDQRSCRAIDHCSFGNHSCQHECVSTFGGPRCRCRGGYNLLPDGRSCQAQDLCNGVDHGCEFQCVSEGFSYRCLCPERWQLQADGKSCSRCQEGHVDLVLLVDGSKSVRPQNFELVKRFVNQIVDFLDVSPEGTRVGLVQFSSRVRTEFPLGRYGTAAEVKQAVLAVEYMERGTMTGLALRHMVEHSFSEAQGARPRALNVPRVGLVFTDGRSQDDVSVWAARAKEEGIVMYAVGVGKAVEEELREIASEPAELHVSYSPDFSTMTHLLENLKGSICPDLVIPMSIKV, from the exons ATGAGGGGGCGTCTATGCTCGCAGCTGCCCATGTTCCTGCTCCTTCTCCAGCCCTGGGAAACCCAGCTCCAGTTCGCAG GTCCCAGGTGCCGTACTGGGCCCCTGGATTTGGTGTTCGTGATTGACAGCTCGCGCAGTGTGCGCCCCTTCGAGTTCCAGACGATGCGGCAGTTCCTGGTGAGCCTCCTCCGCAGCTTGGACGTGGGGCCCAACGCCACGCGCGTCGGCGTGATCCAGTATTCGAGTCAAGTGCAGAGCGTCTTCCCGCTCGGAACCTTCTCACGCCGCGAGGATATGGAGCGCGCCATCCGCACTCTAGTGCCACTGGCGCAGGGCACCATGACCGGGCTGGCAATCCAGTACGCCATGAACGTGGCCTTCAGTGTGGCCGAGGGCGCGCGCCCGCCGGAGGCGCGCGTGCCGCGCGTCGCTGTAATCGTGACCGACGGGCGGCCCCAGGATCGTGTGGCCGAAGTGGCGGCGCAGGCGCGCGCCCGCGGCATCGAGATCTACGCCGTGGGGGTTCAGCGCGCTGACGTGGCCTCCCTGCGCGCCATGGCGTCCCCCCCGCTGGACGAGCACGTCTTCCTCGTCGAGTCCTTCGACCGTATCCAGGAATTTGGCCTTCAGTTCCAGCGCCGGCTGTGTC GAAAGGACCTGTGTGCTGAGGGGGGACACGGCTGCCAGCACCAATGTGTCAGCTCCCCCGGCACGTTCCACTGTGCCTGCAACCCCGGCTACCGGCTAGCAGCAGATGACAAGAGCTGTTTGG CCCTCGACCTGTGCACTGAAGGGACCCATGGCTGTGAGCATCACTGCGTCAGCTCCCCGGGCTTCTATTTCTGTCGCTGCCGAGCTGGCTTTGTACTCCAGCAGGACCAGAGGAGCTGCAGGG CCATTGACCACTGCAGCTTTGGGAACCACAGCTGCCAGCATGAGTGTGTTAGCACCTTTGGTGGGCCACGGTGCCGCTGCAGAGGGGGCTACAACTTGCTGCCCGACGGCAGGAGCTGTCAGG CCCAGGACCTTTGCAACGGCGTAGACCATGGATGCGAGTTCCAGTGCGTGAGTGAGGGCTTCTCCTACCGCTGCCTGTGCCCTGAGCGGTGGCAGCTCCAGGCAGATGGCAAGAGCTGCAGCC GGTGCCAGGAAGGCCACGTGGACCTGGTTCTGCTCGTCGATGGCTCCAAGAGCGTGCGTCCGCAGAACTTCGAGCTGGTGAAGCGCTTCGTGAACCAGATCGTGGACTTCCTGGACGTGTCCCCGGAAGGCACGCGCGTGGGGCTGGTGCAGTTCTCCAGCCGCGTGCGCACCGAGTTCCCACTGGGCCGCTACGGCACGGCGGCCGAGGTGAAGCAGGCGGTCCTGGCTGTGGAGTATATGGAGCGCGGCACCATGACCGGGCTTGCGCTGCGCCACATGGTGGAGCACAGCTTTTCAGAGGCGCAGGGCGCGCGGCCCCGGGCGCTCAACGTGCCCCGCGTGGGCCTGGTCTTCACCGACGGCCGCTCCCAGGATGACGTCTCAGTGTGGGCGGCGCGCGCCAAGGAGGAAG GCATCGTCATGTACGCCGTGGGCGTAGGCAAGGCGGTGGAGGAGGAGCTGCGAGAGATCGCCTCGGAGCCAGCGGAGCTGCACGTGTCCTACTCCCCCGACTTCAGCACCATGACGCACCTGCTGGAGAACCTCAAAGGCAGCATCTGCCCGG atctgGTGATTCCAATGAGCATCAAGGTTTGA
- the MATN4 gene encoding matrilin-4 isoform X3, with product MRGRLCSQLPMFLLLLQPWETQLQFAGPRCRTGPLDLVFVIDSSRSVRPFEFQTMRQFLVSLLRSLDVGPNATRVGVIQYSSQVQSVFPLGTFSRREDMERAIRTLVPLAQGTMTGLAIQYAMNVAFSVAEGARPPEARVPRVAVIVTDGRPQDRVAEVAAQARARGIEIYAVGVQRADVASLRAMASPPLDEHVFLVESFDRIQEFGLQFQRRLCRKDLCAEGGHGCQHQCVSSPGTFHCACNPGYRLAADDKSCLALDLCTEGTHGCEHHCVSSPGFYFCRCRAGFVLQQDQRSCRAIDHCSFGNHSCQHECVSTFGGPRCRCRGGYNLLPDGRSCQAQDLCNGVDHGCEFQCVSEGFSYRCLCPERWQLQADGKSCSRCQEGHVDLVLLVDGSKSVRPQNFELVKRFVNQIVDFLDVSPEGTRVGLVQFSSRVRTEFPLGRYGTAAEVKQAVLAVEYMERGTMTGLALRHMVEHSFSEAQGARPRALNVPRVGLVFTDGRSQDDVSVWAARAKEEGIVMYAVGVGKAVEEELREIASEPAELHVSYSPDFSTMTHLLENLKGSICPGTSNSALVRGATS from the exons ATGAGGGGGCGTCTATGCTCGCAGCTGCCCATGTTCCTGCTCCTTCTCCAGCCCTGGGAAACCCAGCTCCAGTTCGCAG GTCCCAGGTGCCGTACTGGGCCCCTGGATTTGGTGTTCGTGATTGACAGCTCGCGCAGTGTGCGCCCCTTCGAGTTCCAGACGATGCGGCAGTTCCTGGTGAGCCTCCTCCGCAGCTTGGACGTGGGGCCCAACGCCACGCGCGTCGGCGTGATCCAGTATTCGAGTCAAGTGCAGAGCGTCTTCCCGCTCGGAACCTTCTCACGCCGCGAGGATATGGAGCGCGCCATCCGCACTCTAGTGCCACTGGCGCAGGGCACCATGACCGGGCTGGCAATCCAGTACGCCATGAACGTGGCCTTCAGTGTGGCCGAGGGCGCGCGCCCGCCGGAGGCGCGCGTGCCGCGCGTCGCTGTAATCGTGACCGACGGGCGGCCCCAGGATCGTGTGGCCGAAGTGGCGGCGCAGGCGCGCGCCCGCGGCATCGAGATCTACGCCGTGGGGGTTCAGCGCGCTGACGTGGCCTCCCTGCGCGCCATGGCGTCCCCCCCGCTGGACGAGCACGTCTTCCTCGTCGAGTCCTTCGACCGTATCCAGGAATTTGGCCTTCAGTTCCAGCGCCGGCTGTGTC GAAAGGACCTGTGTGCTGAGGGGGGACACGGCTGCCAGCACCAATGTGTCAGCTCCCCCGGCACGTTCCACTGTGCCTGCAACCCCGGCTACCGGCTAGCAGCAGATGACAAGAGCTGTTTGG CCCTCGACCTGTGCACTGAAGGGACCCATGGCTGTGAGCATCACTGCGTCAGCTCCCCGGGCTTCTATTTCTGTCGCTGCCGAGCTGGCTTTGTACTCCAGCAGGACCAGAGGAGCTGCAGGG CCATTGACCACTGCAGCTTTGGGAACCACAGCTGCCAGCATGAGTGTGTTAGCACCTTTGGTGGGCCACGGTGCCGCTGCAGAGGGGGCTACAACTTGCTGCCCGACGGCAGGAGCTGTCAGG CCCAGGACCTTTGCAACGGCGTAGACCATGGATGCGAGTTCCAGTGCGTGAGTGAGGGCTTCTCCTACCGCTGCCTGTGCCCTGAGCGGTGGCAGCTCCAGGCAGATGGCAAGAGCTGCAGCC GGTGCCAGGAAGGCCACGTGGACCTGGTTCTGCTCGTCGATGGCTCCAAGAGCGTGCGTCCGCAGAACTTCGAGCTGGTGAAGCGCTTCGTGAACCAGATCGTGGACTTCCTGGACGTGTCCCCGGAAGGCACGCGCGTGGGGCTGGTGCAGTTCTCCAGCCGCGTGCGCACCGAGTTCCCACTGGGCCGCTACGGCACGGCGGCCGAGGTGAAGCAGGCGGTCCTGGCTGTGGAGTATATGGAGCGCGGCACCATGACCGGGCTTGCGCTGCGCCACATGGTGGAGCACAGCTTTTCAGAGGCGCAGGGCGCGCGGCCCCGGGCGCTCAACGTGCCCCGCGTGGGCCTGGTCTTCACCGACGGCCGCTCCCAGGATGACGTCTCAGTGTGGGCGGCGCGCGCCAAGGAGGAAG GCATCGTCATGTACGCCGTGGGCGTAGGCAAGGCGGTGGAGGAGGAGCTGCGAGAGATCGCCTCGGAGCCAGCGGAGCTGCACGTGTCCTACTCCCCCGACTTCAGCACCATGACGCACCTGCTGGAGAACCTCAAAGGCAGCATCTGCCCGG GCACGTCCAACTCAGCATTGGTGAGGGGAGCCACATCATAA